The Plectropomus leopardus isolate mb unplaced genomic scaffold, YSFRI_Pleo_2.0 unplaced_scaffold14758, whole genome shotgun sequence genome includes a region encoding these proteins:
- the LOC121964238 gene encoding olfactory receptor 10A6-like, with protein sequence MNSTQVSYFALVAYFDAKLFKYVFFIIVLILYIAVICANVCVIVVICVNRSLHEPMYLFLVSLCVNELYGSSGLFPFLLLQILSDLHTVSAAACFLQIFCIYSYGSIELLNLAVMSYDRYLAVCFPLQYNARMTNNKVIILVALIWFLIFLVNFLTLSLIVPLQLCGNVINKVYCDNHSVVKLACSDTSVYNVYGLSVTSLSVFCPVILIFSSYIKILRVCFSGSRQTRQKAVSTCTPHLASLLNFSFAAFFEILQSRFDMSAVPNVLRIFLSLYFLTCPPLFNPLMYGLKLPKIRVVCKHLISNFFEIKLSLM encoded by the coding sequence ATGAACTCCACACAGGTTTCATATTTTGCACTGGTTGCCTACTTTGACGCCAAGCTTTTCAAATACGTGTTTTTCATCATTGTTCTGATTTTATACATTGCCGTTATTTGTGCGAACGTGTGTGTGATCGTGGTCATCTGCGTGAACAGAAGCTTACATGAACCTATGTACCTTTTCCTGGTCAgcctgtgtgtgaatgagcTGTATGGTAGTTCAGGGTTGTTTCCCTTCCTGCTGCTTCAGATCCTCTCTGACCTTCACACCGTTTCTGCTGCAGCTTGTTTCCTGCAGATCTTCTGTATTTACTCGTACGGAAGTATCGAGCTTTTAAACTTGGCCGTCATGTCTTACGACCGATATCTGGCTGTTTGTTTCCCTCTGCAGTATAACGCGCGCATGACCAACAACAAAGTTATCATCCTCGTTGCTCTGATATGGTTTCTCATatttcttgtcaattttttgacGTTATCTTTGATTGTCCCTCTGCAGCTTTGTGGAAACGTCATTAACAAAGTCTACTGTGACAACCACTCGGTCGTCAAACTGGCGTGCTCCGACACTTCGGTCTATAACGTCTACGGACTCTCTGTCACGTCTTTATCAGTGTTTTGTCCtgttattttaatcttttcctCGTACATAAAGATCCTCAGAGTCTGTTTTTCGGGCTCCAGACAGACGAGGCAGAAAGCCGTGAGCACCTGCACGCCTCACCTCGCCTCGCTGCTCAACTTCTCCTTCGCAGCTTTCTTTGAGATTTTACAGAGCAGGTTTGACATGAGCGCTGTGCCCAACGTGCTGCGCATTTTTCTATCGTTATACTTTCTCACATGCCCACcgctctttaaccctttgatgtaCGGCctgaaacttcctaaaatccgcGTCGTATGTAAACATTTGATATCAAACTtctttgaaataaaattgagtTTGATGTAA